The following proteins are encoded in a genomic region of Streptomyces sp. NBC_01723:
- a CDS encoding response regulator transcription factor, whose amino-acid sequence MRVLVVEDEQLLADAVATGLRREAMAVDVVYDGAAALERIGVNDYDVVVLDRDLPLVHGDDVCRKIVELGMPTRVLMLTASGDVSDRVEGLEIGADDYLPKPFAFSELIARVRALGRRTSVPLPPVLERAGIKLDPNRREVFRDGTEVQLAPKEFAVLEVLMRSEGAVVSAEQLLEKAWDENTDPFTNVVRVTVMTLRRKLGEPPVIVTVPGSGYRI is encoded by the coding sequence GTGCGCGTACTCGTCGTCGAGGACGAGCAACTGCTCGCCGATGCGGTGGCCACCGGACTGCGCCGGGAGGCCATGGCCGTCGACGTCGTGTACGACGGTGCGGCCGCCCTGGAGCGCATCGGCGTCAACGACTACGACGTGGTCGTCCTCGACCGCGACCTCCCCCTCGTGCACGGCGACGACGTGTGCCGCAAGATCGTCGAACTGGGCATGCCCACGCGCGTGCTGATGCTCACGGCCTCCGGCGACGTCAGCGACCGCGTCGAGGGCCTGGAGATCGGCGCCGACGACTACCTCCCCAAGCCCTTCGCCTTCAGCGAGCTGATCGCCCGGGTGCGCGCCCTGGGCCGCCGCACCAGCGTGCCCCTGCCGCCCGTCCTGGAGCGCGCCGGGATCAAGCTCGACCCGAACCGCCGCGAGGTCTTCCGCGACGGCACGGAGGTCCAGCTCGCCCCGAAGGAGTTCGCCGTGCTGGAGGTGCTCATGCGCAGCGAGGGCGCCGTGGTCTCCGCGGAGCAGCTTCTGGAGAAGGCCTGGGACGAGAACACCGACCCGTTCACCAACGTCGTACGCGTGACCGTCATGACCCTGCGCCGCAAGCTGGGCGAGCCGCCCGTCATCGTCACCGTCCCCGGCTCCGGCTACCGGATCTGA
- a CDS encoding sensor histidine kinase: MATTPAPPGAPPKPTWDPRSATPLPWLRPTIRIRLTLLYGGMFLIAGILLLSIIYLLAAQAVRTGNEPLYKIVDFTDLRVSSSDCPVVDNGNLSLSAFNAAISDCIDHQRKVALDNLLSRSLLALLGLAVIAFAFGYAMAGRVLSPLGRITRTARAVAGSDLSRRIELDGPDDELKELADTFDDMLERLQRAFTAQQRFVGNASHELRTPLAINRTLLEVHLSDPNAPVELQQLGKTLLATNERSEQLVEGLLLLARSDNQIVERKPVDLAEVAGQAIDQVHAEAESKGVEVRGAREAAVVQGNGVLLERIALNLVQNAVRYNVPEEGWVEVSTAVQNGQAVLVVTNTGPVVPAYEVDNLFEPFRRLRTERTGSDKGVGLGLSIARSVARAHGGHIYAQPREGGGLVMRVTLPV, encoded by the coding sequence GTGGCGACGACACCCGCGCCCCCCGGGGCGCCCCCCAAGCCCACGTGGGACCCGCGCTCGGCCACCCCCCTGCCGTGGCTGCGCCCCACCATCCGCATAAGGCTCACGCTGCTGTACGGCGGCATGTTCCTGATCGCCGGCATCCTGCTGCTGTCGATCATCTATCTGCTCGCCGCCCAGGCGGTGCGCACCGGCAACGAACCGCTGTACAAGATCGTCGACTTCACCGACCTCAGGGTCTCCAGCAGCGACTGTCCGGTCGTGGACAACGGCAACCTGTCGCTGTCCGCGTTCAACGCCGCGATCAGCGACTGCATAGACCACCAGCGCAAGGTCGCCCTGGACAACCTGCTCAGCCGTTCGCTGCTGGCACTGCTCGGCCTCGCCGTGATCGCCTTCGCGTTCGGCTACGCCATGGCCGGGCGCGTCCTGTCGCCCCTGGGCCGGATCACCCGCACCGCCCGCGCGGTGGCGGGCTCCGACCTCTCCCGCCGGATCGAGCTGGACGGACCGGACGACGAGCTGAAGGAGCTGGCCGACACCTTCGACGACATGCTGGAGCGATTGCAGCGGGCGTTCACCGCCCAGCAGCGCTTCGTCGGCAACGCCTCCCACGAGCTGCGCACGCCCCTGGCGATCAACCGCACCCTCCTGGAAGTGCACTTGTCCGATCCGAACGCCCCGGTGGAGCTCCAGCAGCTCGGCAAGACGCTGCTGGCCACCAACGAACGCAGCGAGCAGCTCGTCGAGGGCCTGCTGCTTCTCGCCCGCAGCGACAACCAGATCGTCGAGCGCAAACCGGTGGACCTCGCCGAGGTGGCCGGTCAGGCCATCGACCAGGTGCACGCCGAGGCGGAGAGCAAGGGCGTGGAGGTCCGCGGCGCCCGCGAGGCCGCGGTGGTCCAGGGCAACGGCGTCCTGCTGGAGCGGATCGCCCTGAACCTCGTCCAGAACGCCGTGCGGTACAACGTGCCGGAAGAGGGCTGGGTCGAGGTCTCCACCGCCGTGCAGAACGGCCAGGCGGTCCTGGTGGTCACCAACACGGGCCCGGTCGTACCGGCGTACGAGGTGGACAACCTCTTCGAGCCGTTCCGGCGGCTGCGCACCGAGCGGACGGGCAGCGACAAGGGTGTGGGGCTCGGCCTCTCCATCGCGCGGTCCGTGGCCCGGGCGCACGGCGGGCACATCTACGCGCAGCCGCGCGAGGGCGGGGGGCTCGTCATGCGCGTCACGCTGCCCGTCTGA
- a CDS encoding DUF4193 domain-containing protein gives MATDYDTPRKTDDDVDSDSLEELKARRNDKSASAVDVDEFEAAEGLELPGADLSNEELAVRVLPKQQDEFTCMSCFLVHHRSQLAREKNGQPICRDCD, from the coding sequence ATGGCAACCGATTACGACACTCCACGCAAGACCGACGACGACGTCGACTCGGACAGCCTCGAAGAGCTGAAGGCGAGGCGGAACGACAAGTCCGCCTCGGCCGTCGACGTCGACGAGTTCGAGGCCGCGGAAGGCCTCGAACTTCCCGGCGCCGACCTCTCGAACGAGGAACTGGCGGTCCGTGTACTGCCGAAGCAGCAGGACGAGTTCACCTGCATGAGCTGCTTCCTGGTGCACCACCGCAGCCAGCTGGCCCGGGAGAAGAACGGCCAGCCCATCTGCCGCGACTGCGACTGA
- a CDS encoding DUF3093 domain-containing protein yields MQPSPAPYEERLTAPRSWWLVSFLVGLAFALILLPFGTLPMLGGLAGGTAVAAVAASSYGAVRIRVVGDSLIAGEARVPVSALGEAEVLDPEEARAWRTYKADTRAFLLLRAYIPRAVRVVVTDPQDPTPYLYLSTREPERLIEALTAAKAAA; encoded by the coding sequence ATGCAGCCCTCCCCCGCCCCGTACGAAGAACGCCTCACCGCGCCCCGCTCCTGGTGGCTGGTCTCCTTCCTGGTGGGGCTCGCGTTCGCGCTGATCCTGCTGCCCTTCGGGACGCTGCCGATGCTGGGCGGCCTCGCCGGCGGCACCGCGGTGGCGGCGGTGGCGGCCAGCTCGTACGGCGCGGTCCGTATCCGTGTCGTGGGCGACTCGTTGATCGCGGGCGAGGCGCGGGTGCCGGTCTCGGCGCTGGGCGAGGCGGAGGTCCTCGATCCGGAGGAGGCTCGCGCCTGGCGCACGTACAAGGCCGACACCCGGGCGTTCCTGCTGCTGCGCGCCTACATCCCGAGGGCCGTGCGCGTGGTGGTCACGGACCCGCAGGACCCGACTCCGTACCTGTACCTGTCGACGCGCGAGCCGGAGCGGCTGATCGAGGCCCTCACGGCGGCGAAGGCGGCCGCGTAG
- a CDS encoding PaaI family thioesterase: protein MSGTSPGLQPPADAVKPVRHPDAPAPGELLGAHYGQCFGCGGDQPHGLHLQARAGEGVSITAEFLVRPAHQGAPGLAHGGVLATALDETLGSLNWLLRTIAVTGRLETDFRRPVPVDTTLYLEAEVTAVAGRKIYSTATGRIGGPDGPVAVRADALFIEVKVDHFVNHGREEEIRAAMDDPDQIRRTRAFEVNP, encoded by the coding sequence GTGAGTGGTACTTCCCCAGGTCTTCAGCCTCCCGCCGACGCCGTGAAACCCGTACGGCACCCCGACGCGCCCGCCCCCGGCGAGCTGCTCGGCGCCCACTACGGCCAGTGCTTCGGCTGCGGCGGCGACCAGCCCCACGGCCTGCACCTCCAGGCGCGGGCCGGCGAGGGCGTGTCGATCACCGCCGAGTTCCTGGTCCGGCCCGCCCACCAGGGCGCGCCCGGTCTGGCGCACGGCGGCGTCCTCGCCACCGCCCTGGACGAGACCCTGGGCTCGCTGAACTGGCTGCTGCGGACGATCGCGGTGACCGGACGGCTGGAGACCGACTTCCGGCGGCCGGTGCCCGTGGACACCACGCTGTACCTGGAGGCCGAGGTGACCGCGGTGGCCGGCCGGAAGATCTACTCCACCGCCACCGGCCGGATCGGCGGGCCGGACGGGCCCGTGGCCGTCCGTGCCGACGCCCTGTTCATCGAGGTCAAGGTCGACCACTTCGTGAACCACGGCCGCGAGGAGGAGATCCGCGCGGCCATGGACGACCCCGACCAGATCCGCCGCACCCGTGCCTTCGAGGTGAACCCGTGA
- the dut gene encoding dUTP diphosphatase produces MTRAELEVLIRRVDPDVPLPTYAQPGDAGADLRTTVDCALAPGERAVLPTGVSVSLPEGYAGFVHPRSGLAARCGVALVNAPGTIDAGYRGEIKVIVVNLDPRETVRFERFDRIAQLVVQQVEKVRFRQVAELPGSARAEGGFGSTGGHAGTDRASGTSGQAAEGGPTGGNRYASVVSDREGQ; encoded by the coding sequence GTGACCCGCGCCGAGCTCGAGGTGCTGATCCGCCGCGTCGACCCCGACGTACCGCTTCCGACGTACGCGCAGCCCGGTGACGCGGGCGCCGACCTGCGCACCACCGTCGACTGCGCGCTGGCCCCCGGTGAGCGCGCCGTACTGCCCACCGGCGTGTCTGTGTCGCTCCCGGAGGGGTACGCGGGTTTCGTGCACCCACGTTCCGGACTGGCCGCGCGCTGCGGTGTCGCCCTCGTGAATGCCCCGGGGACGATTGATGCCGGGTACCGTGGGGAGATCAAGGTGATCGTGGTGAATCTCGACCCGCGCGAGACGGTGCGGTTCGAGCGCTTCGACCGGATTGCCCAACTGGTCGTCCAGCAGGTCGAGAAGGTCCGCTTCCGGCAGGTCGCGGAGCTTCCCGGCTCGGCGCGGGCCGAGGGGGGCTTCGGGTCCACCGGCGGCCACGCCGGGACGGACCGTGCAAGCGGCACAAGCGGTCAGGCCGCCGAGGGCGGCCCGACGGGTGGGAATCGATACGCTTCGGTCGTATCCGACCGGGAAGGACAGTGA
- a CDS encoding DUF3710 domain-containing protein gives MFGRRKKRDAAEDAAGETEQVVDSVDTEADGERERVRLDPEPRPDGPWDSTEVRDPAEGRVDLGGMFIPGVEGMELRVEVAGDAIVAATVVLRDSAIQLQGFAAPKREGIWGEVREEIGSGITQQGGIIDEVEGPLGWELRAQVPVQLPDGTGGFQVVRFVGVDGPRWFLRGVISGQGAVQPQAAGLLEQIFRDTVVVRGDGPMAPRDPIVLKLPDDAQMVPEGVQQEEGSRFSGGMGQLQRGPEITEVR, from the coding sequence GTGTTCGGACGTCGCAAGAAGAGGGATGCCGCCGAGGACGCGGCCGGCGAGACCGAGCAGGTCGTCGACAGCGTCGACACCGAGGCGGACGGAGAGCGCGAGCGCGTGCGGCTCGACCCCGAGCCGCGGCCCGACGGGCCCTGGGACAGCACCGAGGTCCGCGACCCCGCCGAGGGACGCGTGGACCTGGGCGGCATGTTCATCCCTGGTGTGGAGGGCATGGAACTGCGGGTGGAGGTCGCCGGAGACGCGATCGTCGCCGCGACCGTCGTGCTGCGCGACAGCGCCATCCAGCTCCAGGGATTCGCCGCGCCCAAGCGCGAGGGCATCTGGGGCGAGGTGCGCGAGGAGATCGGCTCCGGCATCACCCAGCAGGGCGGCATCATCGACGAGGTCGAGGGTCCGCTGGGCTGGGAGCTGCGGGCCCAGGTGCCGGTGCAGCTGCCGGACGGCACGGGCGGCTTCCAGGTCGTGCGGTTCGTCGGCGTGGACGGTCCCCGCTGGTTCCTGCGGGGCGTGATCTCGGGTCAGGGCGCGGTGCAGCCGCAGGCCGCGGGTCTGCTGGAGCAGATCTTCCGGGACACGGTCGTGGTCCGTGGCGACGGCCCCATGGCCCCCCGGGACCCGATCGTCCTCAAGCTGCCGGACGACGCGCAGATGGTCCCCGAGGGTGTCCAGCAGGAAGAGGGCTCCCGCTTCTCCGGAGGCATGGGCCAGCTCCAGCGCGGACCGGAGATCACCGAGGTCCGCTAG
- a CDS encoding ABC transporter ATP-binding protein: MSQVVVTETMVRVEDVRKSYAQGTAVVHALRGVSFEVPRGELVALKGRSGSGKTTLLNVVGGLDVPDAGRVEVDGRDLADLDEDGLLALRRDRVGFVFQSFGLIPILTAAENVGVPMRLRRAAAREREERVALLLALVGLADHAAQRPGELSGGQQQRVAIARALANNPALLIADEPTGQLDAETGHAVMELLRAVVRSEGVTALVATHDATLLDLADRVLELRDGEIVEQ; this comes from the coding sequence ATGAGCCAGGTGGTGGTCACCGAGACCATGGTGCGGGTCGAGGACGTACGCAAGTCGTACGCCCAGGGGACCGCCGTCGTGCACGCCCTGCGCGGCGTCTCCTTCGAGGTGCCGCGGGGCGAGCTGGTCGCCCTCAAGGGGCGGTCGGGGTCGGGGAAGACCACGCTGCTCAACGTCGTCGGCGGACTCGACGTACCGGACGCCGGACGGGTCGAGGTCGACGGCCGTGACCTGGCGGACCTGGACGAGGACGGGCTGCTCGCCCTGCGCCGGGACCGCGTCGGCTTCGTCTTCCAGTCCTTCGGGCTCATCCCGATCCTCACGGCCGCCGAGAACGTGGGCGTCCCGATGCGGCTGCGCCGGGCCGCGGCCCGCGAGCGCGAGGAGCGCGTCGCCCTCCTGCTCGCCCTGGTGGGCCTCGCCGACCACGCGGCCCAGCGGCCCGGCGAACTGTCCGGCGGACAGCAGCAGCGGGTCGCCATCGCCCGCGCCCTCGCCAACAACCCCGCCCTGCTGATCGCCGACGAGCCCACCGGCCAGCTGGACGCCGAGACCGGGCACGCCGTGATGGAGCTGCTGCGGGCCGTCGTGCGCAGCGAAGGGGTCACCGCCCTGGTCGCCACCCACGACGCGACCCTCCTCGACCTCGCCGACCGGGTGCTCGAACTGCGGGACGGGGAGATCGTCGAGCAGTGA
- a CDS encoding sensor histidine kinase KdpD, with protein sequence MGRGKLRIYLGAAPGVGKTYAMLAEAHRRVERGTDCVVAFVEHHGRARTEVMLRGLEQVPRRELEYRGGSFTELDLDAVLARKPQVALVDELAHTNVPGVRNAKRWQDVEELLAAGIDVVSTVNIQHLESLGDVVESITGVRQRETVPDEVVRRADQTELVDMSPQALRRRMAHGNIYQPDKVDAALSNYFRPGNLTALRELALLWVADRADEYLQQYRSEHRVSKIWGSRERIVVGLTGGPEGRTLIRRAARLAEKGAGGEVLAVYIARSDGLTSASPKELALQRTLVEDVGGTFHHVLGDDIPAALLDFARGVNATQVVLGSSRRKTWQYVFGPGVGATVARESGPDLDVHIVTHEEVAKGRGLPVARGARLGRSRSVWGWFVGLVGPVLLTLLLNAVNLGLANDVLLYLALTVAAALLGGLYPALASAAVGSVLLNWFFTPPVNRITIADPRNILALAIFVGVALSVASVVDVAARRTHQAARLRAESEILSFLAGDVLRGETSLETLLERVRETFAMESAALLERENDVAPWTCAGRAGSGPPVERPEDADVDMPVGDHMALALTGRVLPAEDRRVLAAFASQAAVVLDRRRLREEADRSRALAEGNRIRTALLAAVSHDLRTPLAGIKAAVTSLRSDDVAWSEEDQAELLEGIEAGADRLDHLVGNLLDMSRLQTGTVTPLIREIDVDEVAPMALGGVPEGSAELDIPETLPMVAVDAGLLERALANLVENAVKYSPDDRGVLVAASALGDRVEVRIADRGPGVPDEAKERIFEPFQRYGDAPRGAGVGLGLAVARGFAEAMGGTLNAEDTPGGGLTMVLTLRAAGAPAAPPRPTPAERQAAR encoded by the coding sequence ATGGGACGCGGCAAGCTTCGGATCTACCTGGGGGCGGCCCCGGGCGTCGGAAAGACGTACGCGATGCTCGCCGAGGCGCACCGCCGCGTCGAGCGGGGCACGGACTGCGTGGTCGCCTTCGTCGAGCACCACGGCAGGGCCCGCACCGAGGTGATGCTGCGCGGCCTGGAGCAGGTGCCGCGCCGGGAGCTGGAGTACCGCGGCGGGTCCTTCACGGAGCTGGACCTGGACGCCGTACTGGCCCGGAAGCCGCAGGTCGCCCTGGTGGACGAACTGGCGCACACCAATGTCCCAGGTGTGCGCAACGCCAAGCGCTGGCAGGACGTCGAGGAGCTGCTGGCCGCCGGGATCGACGTGGTCTCGACCGTCAACATCCAGCACCTGGAGTCACTCGGCGACGTCGTGGAGTCGATCACCGGCGTACGGCAGCGGGAGACCGTGCCGGACGAGGTGGTGCGGCGCGCGGACCAGACCGAGCTGGTCGACATGTCGCCCCAGGCGCTGCGCAGGCGCATGGCGCACGGCAACATCTACCAGCCCGACAAGGTCGACGCGGCCCTGTCCAACTACTTCCGTCCCGGCAACCTCACCGCCCTGCGGGAGCTGGCCCTGCTCTGGGTGGCCGACCGGGCCGACGAGTACCTCCAGCAGTACCGCAGCGAGCACCGCGTCTCGAAGATCTGGGGTTCGCGCGAGCGCATCGTGGTCGGCCTGACCGGCGGCCCCGAGGGCCGCACGCTGATACGCCGGGCCGCGCGCCTCGCGGAGAAGGGCGCCGGCGGCGAGGTGCTGGCCGTGTACATAGCCCGCAGCGACGGGCTGACCTCGGCGTCCCCGAAGGAGCTGGCACTCCAGCGCACCCTCGTCGAGGACGTCGGCGGCACCTTCCACCACGTCCTGGGCGACGACATACCCGCCGCCCTCCTCGACTTCGCGCGCGGCGTCAACGCCACCCAGGTCGTCCTCGGCTCCTCGCGCCGCAAGACGTGGCAGTACGTCTTCGGCCCCGGCGTCGGCGCCACGGTCGCCCGCGAGTCCGGCCCGGACCTGGACGTCCACATCGTGACCCACGAGGAGGTCGCCAAGGGCCGCGGACTGCCGGTGGCCAGGGGCGCGCGCCTGGGGCGCTCCCGGAGCGTCTGGGGCTGGTTCGTGGGCCTGGTCGGCCCGGTGCTGCTGACCCTGCTGCTCAACGCCGTCAACCTCGGGCTCGCCAACGACGTGCTGCTCTACCTCGCGCTGACGGTGGCCGCCGCGCTGCTCGGCGGGCTGTACCCGGCGCTGGCCTCGGCCGCGGTCGGCTCGGTCCTGCTGAACTGGTTCTTCACACCGCCCGTCAACCGGATCACGATCGCCGACCCCAGGAACATCCTTGCGCTCGCCATATTCGTCGGCGTCGCGCTCTCCGTGGCCTCGGTCGTCGACGTCGCGGCCCGCCGCACCCACCAGGCCGCCCGGCTGCGCGCCGAGTCCGAGATCCTCTCCTTCCTGGCCGGCGACGTCCTGCGCGGCGAGACCAGCCTGGAGACGCTCCTGGAGCGGGTGCGCGAGACCTTCGCCATGGAGTCGGCCGCGCTCCTGGAACGGGAGAACGACGTGGCGCCCTGGACCTGCGCCGGGCGTGCCGGATCGGGGCCCCCGGTGGAGCGCCCCGAGGACGCGGACGTGGACATGCCGGTCGGGGACCACATGGCGCTCGCGCTGACCGGCCGCGTGCTGCCGGCCGAGGACCGCCGCGTGCTGGCCGCCTTCGCCTCCCAGGCCGCCGTCGTCCTGGACCGGCGCCGGCTGCGCGAGGAGGCCGACCGGTCCAGGGCGCTGGCCGAGGGCAACCGCATCCGCACCGCGCTGCTGGCCGCCGTGAGCCACGACCTGCGCACCCCGCTGGCCGGGATCAAGGCCGCGGTCACCAGTCTCAGGTCCGACGACGTCGCCTGGTCCGAGGAGGATCAGGCGGAGCTGCTGGAGGGCATCGAGGCGGGCGCCGACCGCCTCGACCACCTCGTCGGCAACCTGCTCGACATGTCCCGCCTCCAGACCGGCACGGTCACCCCGCTGATCCGCGAGATCGACGTGGACGAGGTCGCGCCGATGGCGCTCGGCGGGGTGCCCGAGGGGAGCGCGGAGCTGGACATCCCGGAGACGCTGCCCATGGTGGCCGTGGACGCCGGGCTCCTGGAGCGGGCGCTGGCCAACCTGGTGGAGAACGCCGTCAAATACAGCCCGGACGACCGGGGCGTCCTGGTCGCCGCCAGCGCCCTCGGGGACCGCGTCGAGGTACGGATAGCCGACCGGGGTCCCGGGGTGCCGGACGAGGCGAAGGAGCGCATCTTCGAGCCCTTCCAGCGCTACGGCGACGCCCCGCGCGGAGCGGGCGTCGGGCTGGGGCTGGCCGTGGCCAGGGGCTTCGCCGAGGCGATGGGCGGCACCCTGAACGCGGAGGACACCCCCGGCGGCGGCCTCACCATGGTTCTCACCCTCCGCGCGGCGGGCGCCCCCGCGGCGCCCCCGCGCCCCACGCCCGCAGAAAGGCAGGCCGCCCGATGA
- a CDS encoding response regulator, with product MTRVLVIDDEPQIVRALVINLKARHYEVDAAHDGAGALQLAAARHPDVVVLDLGLPDMDGVEVIKGLRGWTRVPILVLSARHSSDEKVEALDAGADDYVTKPFGMDELLARLRAAVRRAEPVPGDGDDVIVETERFSVDLAAKKVHRDGRDVRLTPTEWHLLEVLVRNTGRLVGQKQLLQEVWGPSYGTETNYLRVYMAQLRRKLESDPAHPRHFITEPGMGYRFEK from the coding sequence ATGACCCGGGTGCTCGTGATCGACGACGAACCGCAGATCGTGCGGGCCCTCGTCATCAACCTCAAGGCGCGCCACTACGAGGTCGACGCCGCCCACGACGGGGCGGGCGCCCTCCAGCTGGCCGCCGCCCGCCACCCCGACGTGGTCGTCCTCGACCTGGGCCTGCCCGACATGGACGGAGTCGAGGTGATCAAGGGCCTGCGCGGCTGGACCCGGGTACCGATCCTGGTGCTGTCCGCCCGGCACTCCTCCGACGAGAAGGTCGAGGCGCTGGACGCGGGCGCCGACGACTACGTCACCAAGCCCTTCGGCATGGACGAGCTGCTGGCCCGGCTGCGGGCGGCCGTACGCCGCGCCGAACCGGTCCCCGGCGACGGGGACGACGTGATCGTGGAGACCGAGAGGTTCAGCGTCGACCTGGCCGCGAAGAAGGTCCACCGGGACGGGAGGGACGTACGCCTGACGCCCACCGAGTGGCACCTGCTGGAGGTGCTGGTGCGCAACACGGGGCGCCTGGTCGGCCAGAAACAGCTGCTCCAGGAGGTGTGGGGGCCGTCGTACGGGACGGAGACCAACTACCTGCGGGTCTACATGGCCCAGCTGCGCCGCAAACTGGAGTCGGACCCCGCGCACCCGCGGCACTTCATCACCGAGCCCGGCATGGGATACCGCTTCGAGAAGTGA
- a CDS encoding OB-fold nucleic acid binding domain-containing protein yields MSAAPRSDKPVGRFRRMFDRLSSSQEDLESEELREDADTAGCTRIGDCQDRQVVSVTGTLRTVTLRPRAGVPALEAELFDGSAALDVVWLGRRSIVGIEPGRKLIASGRISMSRGRRVLFNPKYELRPLGRE; encoded by the coding sequence ATGAGTGCTGCTCCGCGTTCCGACAAGCCGGTGGGCCGGTTCCGGCGCATGTTCGACCGGCTCTCCTCCTCGCAGGAGGACCTGGAGTCGGAGGAACTGCGCGAGGACGCCGACACCGCCGGTTGCACCCGCATCGGCGACTGTCAGGACCGGCAGGTCGTGTCGGTTACTGGTACCTTGCGCACGGTCACTCTGCGACCGCGTGCGGGCGTTCCGGCCCTGGAGGCCGAGCTGTTCGACGGTTCCGCGGCCCTGGACGTGGTGTGGCTGGGCAGACGCTCCATCGTGGGCATAGAGCCGGGGCGCAAGCTCATCGCATCGGGCCGGATCTCGATGAGCCGGGGCCGCCGGGTGCTCTTCAACCCGAAATACGAACTGAGACCCCTCGGACGGGAGTAG
- a CDS encoding DUF3159 domain-containing protein: MTSLDKPTEEKEADDSRAVTEAALFEAFGGVRGMVETVLPGLLFVTIFTLNNDLHMSAIAALAVSLILVVVRLVMKDTVKHAFSGVFGVAFGVVFAMMTDNAKNFYLPGMLYTLGLAMAYIVTSLAGVPLIGLILGPVFKENLSWRTRNPGRKKAYTKASYAWGLILLAKSAILFPLYWWADTEQLGWVLVTLKIPPFLLAVWLTWVFLAKAPAPIDVFAEMEAAEEAEKAEKERAEREKAAVWQPADAESDPADTHGGRHRKS, encoded by the coding sequence GTGACGTCGCTCGACAAGCCGACCGAAGAGAAAGAGGCGGACGACTCCCGGGCGGTGACCGAGGCCGCGCTGTTCGAGGCGTTCGGCGGCGTGCGGGGCATGGTCGAGACGGTGCTGCCGGGCCTCCTCTTCGTCACCATCTTCACGCTCAACAACGACCTGCACATGTCCGCGATCGCGGCGCTCGCCGTGTCGCTGATCCTGGTCGTGGTGCGGCTGGTGATGAAGGACACCGTGAAGCACGCCTTCAGCGGTGTCTTCGGTGTCGCCTTCGGTGTGGTCTTCGCGATGATGACCGACAACGCCAAGAACTTCTATCTGCCGGGCATGCTCTACACCCTCGGCCTGGCCATGGCGTACATCGTCACCTCGCTGGCCGGAGTGCCCCTGATCGGCCTGATCCTCGGCCCGGTCTTCAAGGAGAACCTCTCCTGGCGCACCCGCAACCCGGGCCGCAAGAAGGCGTACACCAAGGCCAGCTACGCCTGGGGCCTGATCCTGCTCGCCAAGTCCGCGATCCTCTTCCCGCTGTACTGGTGGGCGGACACCGAGCAGCTCGGCTGGGTCCTGGTCACCCTGAAGATCCCGCCCTTCCTGCTCGCCGTCTGGCTGACCTGGGTCTTCCTGGCCAAGGCGCCGGCCCCGATCGACGTCTTCGCCGAGATGGAGGCCGCCGAGGAGGCGGAGAAGGCCGAGAAGGAGCGGGCGGAGCGCGAGAAGGCCGCCGTGTGGCAGCCCGCGGACGCCGAGAGCGACCCCGCCGACACGCACGGCGGCAGACACCGCAAGAGCTGA
- a CDS encoding potassium channel family protein yields the protein MRVAIAGAGAVGRSIAGELLENGHEVLLIDKAPTAISVERVPMAEWLLADACEITSLDEAALQRCNVVIAATGDDKVNLVVSLLAKTEYGVPRVVARVNNPKNEWLFNESWGVDVAVSTPRLMSALVEEAVSVGDLVRLLRFSHGDANLVELTLPEESALAGIQVGDVEWPEDTSLVTIIRGTRVLTPSREDSLEAGDELLFVAAQAREEQLEDLLSARRGDPAR from the coding sequence ATGAGGGTCGCCATTGCCGGAGCCGGCGCGGTCGGCCGTTCGATCGCGGGCGAGCTGCTGGAGAACGGCCACGAGGTCCTGCTCATCGACAAGGCCCCGACCGCGATCTCGGTCGAGCGCGTCCCGATGGCGGAGTGGCTGCTCGCCGACGCGTGCGAGATCACCTCCCTGGACGAGGCGGCGCTCCAGCGCTGCAACGTCGTCATCGCCGCGACCGGCGACGACAAGGTCAACCTCGTCGTCTCGCTGCTGGCCAAGACGGAGTACGGCGTCCCGCGCGTCGTCGCCCGGGTCAACAACCCGAAGAACGAGTGGCTGTTCAACGAGTCCTGGGGCGTGGACGTCGCCGTCTCCACCCCGCGGCTGATGTCGGCCCTGGTGGAGGAGGCGGTGAGCGTCGGCGACCTGGTCCGGCTGCTGCGCTTCAGCCACGGCGACGCCAACCTGGTCGAGCTGACGCTGCCGGAGGAGTCGGCCCTGGCCGGGATCCAGGTCGGTGACGTCGAGTGGCCCGAGGACACCTCGCTGGTGACCATCATCCGCGGCACCCGGGTGCTGACCCCGTCGCGGGAGGACTCGCTGGAGGCGGGCGACGAGCTGCTGTTCGTCGCGGCGCAGGCCCGCGAGGAGCAGTTGGAGGACCTGCTGTCGGCGCGGCGCGGCGACCCGGCGCGCTGA